The DNA window CGGCGCTCCCGGCGGTCGCCGTCGAAGCGCCGGTCGCCGCCGCCGCCGTCGCCGTCCCGGTCGCGGTCCCGCCGCACGGTGGCCTTGCGGCCCTTGATGGTGCTGCCGCGCAGCCCCTGGATCACCTCGTCGGCGACCCCGTGCGGGACCTCGACCAGGGAGAACCGGTCGGCGATCTCGATCGAGCCGATGTCCCGGCCGCTGATCCCGGTCTCGCCGGTGATCGCCCCGACCAGGTCCTGCGGGCGTACCCCGGCGCGCCGGCCCAGGCCGATGAAGACCTGGGTGGTGCCGCCCGAGCGGGGGCGCCCGCCGCCACCGCGCCGGTCCCGGCCGTCGTACCCGGGCCGGGGCTCCCGCTGGGGGCGGACCGCGACCTGCGGGATCTCCTCCTCCTCGTCGGCCGTGCCGGGCAGGGTGGCCTCGTGGGCCAGCCGCACCGCGGACAGCGCGACCTCCATGAGGTCGAACTCGTCGGTCAGCGACTCGACGATCGCCCGGAACGGCTCCAGGTCGTCCTCCAGCAGCGACTCCCGCAGCGCCGCCTGGGTCAGCTCCAGCCGCCGGGTGCGCAGGTCGGCCACCGTGGGGATCTTGTCGACCGCGATCCGCTGACCGGTGACCCGCTCGATGGTCTTGAGCATCCGGTGCTCGCGCGGCTCGGCCAGGGTGATGGCCACGCCCTCCCGGCCGGCCCGGCCCACCCGGCCGATCCGGTGCACGTACGACTCCGGCGCCGACGGGACGTCGTAGTTGACCACGTGGGTGAGCTGCTCCACGTCCAGCCCGCGCGCCGCCACGTCGGTGGCGACCAGCAGGTCGGCGGTGCCCGACCGCAGCCGGCCCATCACCCGGTCGCGCTGCTCCTGGCTCATCCCGCCGTGCAGCGCCTCGGCCCGGTAGCCGCGGCCGTTCATCGTCTCGGTGAGCCGGTCCACCTCCTCCCGGCTGCGGCAGAACACGATGGCCGCGGTGGGCGACTCCACGTCCAGCACCCGGCCCAGGGCCGCCGGCTTGTGCGCCCGCGCGACGATGTACGCGCTCTGTCGCACCCGCGGCGCCTCACCGGCGACCGTCCGCTCGCGCTCGATCTGGATGCGCACCGGGTCGGTCAGGTGCTGGCGGGCCAGCCCGTCGATCCGGGCCGGCATGGTGGCGGAGAAGAGCACGGTCTGCCGGCCGGCCGGGGCGTGCTCCAGGATCGCCTCGATGTCCTCGGCGAAGCCCATGTCGAGCATCTCGTCGGCCTCGTCCAGCACGACCGTGGCCAGCGCACCCAGCCGCAGGGTGCCCCGGGCGATGTGGTCCAGCGCCCGGCCCGGCGTCGCCACCACGACGTCCACGCCGGCGTCGAGGGCGCGCAGCTGGCGGCCGATCGGCTGGCCGCCGTAGATCGGCAGCACCCGCGCGCCCAGGTCCTTGCCGTAGCGGTGGAAGGCCTCGGAGACCTGCACGGCCAGCTCCCGGGTCGGCACCAGCACCAGGGACACCGGGTCCCCGCCGGGACGGTCGTCGGGCATGCGCTGCAGCAGCGGCAGGGCGAACGCGGCGGTCTTGCCGGTGCCGGTCGCGGCCTGCCCCAGCAGGTCCTGGCCGGCGAGCAGCGGCGGGATCGCCTCCCGCTGGATGGGGGTCGGCTCCTCGTAGCCGAGGACGGCGAGCGCGTTCAGCAGCTCGGTGCGCAGCCCGAGGTCCGCGAAGGCGGCGGCCTCGTCCTCGGCGGGTTGGGCGGGATCGGTCGGGGTTGGTGCGGAACTCATGGGGCAAGCCTTTCATCACCCCCGCCCGGCCGTCGCGGCGACCGCCGCAAACCGTCGCCCCCGCCACGTCGAGGATGATCCGGCCGGGCCCCGTGCCCCGGCCGGCTCACCCGGACAGGACGGCCAGCAGGGTGGTCGCCCCCACGGCGACGTCCAGCACGGCGCACCATTCCGCGTACCCCCGGGGCACCACGCGGCCGGTGCGGTGGTGCGCCACGTCCCAGGCGGCGTGCCCGAGCCAGCCGAGGCCGACCAGCACGCCGGCCGGGCCGTCCGGCCCGAGCAGGGCGCCCACGGCCAGGCCGCCCCAGCCGGCCAGCCCGGCGAGCTGCCACGCCAGGTTCCGGCGGTCGCCCCACTGCCGCCGCCAGGTGCCGACGAGCAGGTAGCCGGCCGGCAGCACCAGCAGCGTCCACGGGGAGAACACGGTCGGCGCCACCCAGAGGTCCACCGTCATGAGCAGGGCCAACCCGGTCGGCCACCGGCGCGCCACCGCCGCGACCACCGGATGGCGGCGGGCCGGCGCCGGGTGCGCGTGCCGGTGCCGCAGCGCCACCAGCGCCATCGCCGGCAGCATCAGCAGATGGCCGCCGAGCATCAGCGCGTCGTCCCCGACCATCCCGGCCCACCACGGTGGGAGCAGCAGCAGGAACGGGACGTACATGACGGCCACCATCTCGGCCGTGGCGGCCCACCCGTGGCCGCGGTGCCACATCCACGCGGCCATGCCCAGCCCCATGTCCGTCGCCATCACCAGCGCGCCGACATCCGCCCGGGCCAGCGCGTCCGCGCCACCCAGCCACCCGGCGCCGGCCCGCCACAGCGGGCCGAGCAGGAGCATGCCGACCACCATCGCCACGACCATCCCGGCCAGGTGTCCGGCCAGCCGTCGGGCGTCCGCCCGCAGGGGTACGCGTACCGTCGTCTCCGTCATGCCCCGAGCCTGCCGGCGCCCCGCGCGCGGAACCATGGGCGTCCGTCACCGGAAAACCGTGCGGCCCGCACGGGTGCGGCGTGACATTCCGCAGGGGTGGACCGGGCGGCCGGCGGCCCTAGGATCGGCGGACATGACGGTCGAACCGGCGGACCGCCGCCTGCGGCGGGCCCGGCAGCTCACCCTGCTGTCGCTGGCGACGAACGTCGGGACCACCCTGCTGCTGCCCTGCGTCGGGCTCAGCCGGGAGCCGGAGCCGCGACGGGTGGCGCTCGGCGTGCTCGGGCTCGCCGGCTTCGCCGCCGCCCAGGCGGCGGTGCTGCACGGGGCGGTCACTCCCTGGCTCGACGGGCGCGCCCGCCGCCGCCGGCACGCCGCGCTGGCGGTGGCCGCCCTGCTCAGCCTGCCGCTGGTCGGCCCGGTCGCGGCCGGCGCCTGGCCCACCTGGGCGTGGCTGGGCGCGTCCCTGGTCGGCATGTCCCCGCTGCTGTTCCGGCCGCTGCGCGCCCTGCTGGCCGCGGCGGGGGTGCTCGGCGCCTCGGCGGCCGTGACGCTGGCGACCGGCGGGCCGCTGCCCACCGCCCTCCTCGTGACCGGTGGCGTCGGCGCCGGCGTCGCCGCGGTCACCTGGCTCCAGGTCTGGTTCTGGGACCTGGTCGTCGAGGCCCGGCAGGGGCAGGCCGCCCGGGCCCGGCTCGCCGCCGCCGAGGAGCGGCTGCGGTTCGCCCGCGACGTGCACGACCTGCTCGGCCACGACCTCACCGTGATCGCGCTCAAGGCCGAGCTGGCCGAGCGGCTCGCACCCCTCGACGCCGCCCGGGCCGGCCGGGAGGCCGCCGAGGTGCGCCGGCTCGCCGGGTCCGCCCTGAGCCGGGTACGCGAGGCCGTGCACGGCTACCGCGCCGTCGACCTGGCCGAGCAGCTGGCCGCGGTGGGGGAGGTGCTGCGCTCCAGCGGGGTGCGCTGCACCCTGGTGCCGCTGGCCGGCGAGTTGCCCGCGCCGGTCGCCGCCGACCTGGCCGCCGTGCTGCGGGAGGCCGGGACGAACGTGCTGCGGCACAGCCGGGCCGACTGGTGCCGGATCGAACTCACCCGAGAGGACGGCCTCGTGACGATGACCGTACGCAACGACGGCGCCGCGAGCCCCGGCCCGGACGCGCTCAGCGGCGGGCTGCGCGGGCTGGCCGACCGGCTCGCCCCGGCCGGCGGCACCGTCCGGGCGTACGCCGAGGACGGGGTCTTCCACCTGGTGGCGACCGTGCCGGTGCCGTCATGATCCGGGTGCTGCTGGCCGACGACGAGGAGTTGATCCGCCTCGCCCTCGCGGCCCTGCTCGACCTGGAGCCCGACCTGGAGGTGGTGGCGCACGCCGCCGACGGGCGGGCCGCCCTGGCCGCCGCGCTGGCCCACCGGCCCGACGTCGCCGTGCTGGACCTGGAGATGCCGCCGCCCGGCGGGGTCCAGGTCGCCGCCGAGCTGGCCCGCGTGCTGCCCGGCTGCGCCACGGTGATCCTCACCGGGCACGGCCGGCCCGCCCACCTCCGGCCGGCACTGGCGGCGGGCGCCCGCGGGTTCCTCGCGAAGGGCGCGCCCGGGGGTGCCCTGGCCGACGTGATCCGCCGGGTGCACGCCGGCGCCCGGTACGTCGATCCGGCCCTCGCCGCCGACGCGCTGACCCTGCCGGAATGCCCGCTCACCCCGCGGGAGCTGGAGACGCTGCGCCTGGCCGAGCTGGGCACCCCGGTGGCGGTGATCGCCCGGCGGACCCACCTGGCGGCCGGGACGGTCCGCAACCACCTCTCCGCGTGCGTGCAGAAGCTCGGCGCCGCCGACCGGGCCGAGGCGGTCCGGCGGGCCCGCGAGGCGGGCTGGCTCTGACCCGGCCCGGCGGCCACCTGGAGCGTCGCACCGTCCGGAGCGCGGCGACCGACGCAGCGCCGGCGGGGGTCAGGCGCGGGCGGGGCCGGTGTCGCGCGAGGGCGGGGCGAGTGCGGCCGGGTCGAGCGCGAGGGCGGCGGCCAGGGCGGGGCGGCCGGCCGGGGTGAGGCGCAGCGCCCGGCCGGCGCCCCGTGTCGTCCAGCCGACGTCGAGGAAGTGCCGGCACAGCGCGGCGCCGAGCGCGCCGGCCAGGTGGGGGCGGCGCTCGGTCCAGTCGAGGCAGTCCCGGACCAGTGGCCGCCGGCCGGCCCTCAGCGGCTCGACGGGCACGCCGAGGTCGGCCAGCCAGCCCATCCCGGCCGGGGTGAGCGCCAGGCCGCCGGCGCGGTCGAGCACGCCCCGGGCCAGCAGGGCGTCGTGCACCAGCACGCCGAGCCGGCCGGCCAGGTGGTCGTAGCAGGTCCGGGCGTACGCGAGGGATGCCTGGGCCGACGCGGCGCGCAGCGTGCGGGGCGGCGCCGCCGGGGCGGGCGCCCGGCCGGCCAGGTCCTCGATGAGCTGGGCCACCGACGGGTCGGCGAGGCGGACGTAGCGGTGCCGGCCCTGCCGCTCCTCGACCAGCAGCCCGCCGCGGACCAGCCGGGTCAGGTGGTCGCTCGTGGTGGACGGGGCCACGCCGGCGGACCGGGCCAGTTCGCCCGCCGTCCAGGCCCGCCCGTCGAGCAGGGCGAGGCAGAAGCTGGCCCGGGTCGGGTCGGCGAGCAGCGTGGCGAGCCCGGCGAGTGCGTGGCCCTCGGTGCGGGTGGTCATGCGGGCAATGTTGGCACGGGAACGGTTCGGTCCTCACCGACGTGTGCGCGCGTCGCCCTTTACATCGTTGTCTCCAACGTTGTAGAAAGCGGGGGCACCGCAGTGACCTCCGTCTACCTCTGAGGCAGGCCTGATGGGACATCTCCACCGCGGCGGCGTGCTCGCCGCCGCACTCACGCTGCTGCTGGCCACGTCCACGGCGGCGGCGGGCGCGCCCGCCGCCGGGGCCGACCGCTACCGGAACCCGGTCTCGGCCGGCTTCGCCGACACCTTCGCCGACCCGGCCGTCGTCCGTGGCGACGACGGCCTCTGGTACGCCTTCGGCACCTCCGACCCGCTGCGCGAGGGCGAACGCCAGGCGCACCGGGTGCCGATCGCCCGCTCTGCCGACCTGGTCGACTGGACCTTCGTGGGCGACGCCTTCGCCCCGGACCAGCGGCCGCCCTTCGCCGAACCCGGTGCCGCGTTCTGGGCGCCCGACGTGCGCCGGGTCGCCGACCGCTGGGTCATGTACGTGACCGTCACCGACACCACCGTCTCCGGCGACACCTTCGACACCGCGATCGGGGCGGCCACCGCGCCCACCCCGGCCGGACCGTGGACG is part of the Micromonospora halotolerans genome and encodes:
- a CDS encoding DEAD/DEAH box helicase translates to MSSAPTPTDPAQPAEDEAAAFADLGLRTELLNALAVLGYEEPTPIQREAIPPLLAGQDLLGQAATGTGKTAAFALPLLQRMPDDRPGGDPVSLVLVPTRELAVQVSEAFHRYGKDLGARVLPIYGGQPIGRQLRALDAGVDVVVATPGRALDHIARGTLRLGALATVVLDEADEMLDMGFAEDIEAILEHAPAGRQTVLFSATMPARIDGLARQHLTDPVRIQIERERTVAGEAPRVRQSAYIVARAHKPAALGRVLDVESPTAAIVFCRSREEVDRLTETMNGRGYRAEALHGGMSQEQRDRVMGRLRSGTADLLVATDVAARGLDVEQLTHVVNYDVPSAPESYVHRIGRVGRAGREGVAITLAEPREHRMLKTIERVTGQRIAVDKIPTVADLRTRRLELTQAALRESLLEDDLEPFRAIVESLTDEFDLMEVALSAVRLAHEATLPGTADEEEEIPQVAVRPQREPRPGYDGRDRRGGGGRPRSGGTTQVFIGLGRRAGVRPQDLVGAITGETGISGRDIGSIEIADRFSLVEVPHGVADEVIQGLRGSTIKGRKATVRRDRDRDGDGGGGDRRFDGDRRERRDRR
- a CDS encoding sensor histidine kinase, yielding MTVEPADRRLRRARQLTLLSLATNVGTTLLLPCVGLSREPEPRRVALGVLGLAGFAAAQAAVLHGAVTPWLDGRARRRRHAALAVAALLSLPLVGPVAAGAWPTWAWLGASLVGMSPLLFRPLRALLAAAGVLGASAAVTLATGGPLPTALLVTGGVGAGVAAVTWLQVWFWDLVVEARQGQAARARLAAAEERLRFARDVHDLLGHDLTVIALKAELAERLAPLDAARAGREAAEVRRLAGSALSRVREAVHGYRAVDLAEQLAAVGEVLRSSGVRCTLVPLAGELPAPVAADLAAVLREAGTNVLRHSRADWCRIELTREDGLVTMTVRNDGAASPGPDALSGGLRGLADRLAPAGGTVRAYAEDGVFHLVATVPVPS
- a CDS encoding response regulator transcription factor, giving the protein MIRVLLADDEELIRLALAALLDLEPDLEVVAHAADGRAALAAALAHRPDVAVLDLEMPPPGGVQVAAELARVLPGCATVILTGHGRPAHLRPALAAGARGFLAKGAPGGALADVIRRVHAGARYVDPALAADALTLPECPLTPRELETLRLAELGTPVAVIARRTHLAAGTVRNHLSACVQKLGAADRAEAVRRAREAGWL
- a CDS encoding ArsR/SmtB family transcription factor, whose protein sequence is MTTRTEGHALAGLATLLADPTRASFCLALLDGRAWTAGELARSAGVAPSTTSDHLTRLVRGGLLVEERQGRHRYVRLADPSVAQLIEDLAGRAPAPAAPPRTLRAASAQASLAYARTCYDHLAGRLGVLVHDALLARGVLDRAGGLALTPAGMGWLADLGVPVEPLRAGRRPLVRDCLDWTERRPHLAGALGAALCRHFLDVGWTTRGAGRALRLTPAGRPALAAALALDPAALAPPSRDTGPARA